CTGAATCAGTCCAAACTTCAGTTTTTCACCAACATATCTCATGAATTCCGAACTCCCCTGACGCTAATTATCGGGCCTTTGGAAAAAATCATCCAGGAAGAAACAGATCCAAAGCGGAAAAATCAGTTTAATATGATGCACCGGAATGCAAACCGGCTTTTAAGACTGGTAAACCAGTTGATGGATTTGCGGAAAACCGAACGCGAACAGATGCACCTCAGAACGCAAAATATTGATTTAGTTAGTTTTATAAACGAAGTCGTTTTTTCGTTCGAAGAACTTTCCCTTCAAAAAAGTATTATCCTGAAGTTTATCCACAGCGATCCTGCTTTGATGGGGTATTTCGATCCTGAATTTCTTGATAAAATTCTCTTTAATCTTTTATCCAATGCATATAAATATACTCCGGAGAAAGGAAAAATTTCCATCGAATTAAAGACCCTTCCTGTGTTGCATCCTGGAGAAAAAGAGATGGTTGAAATCGTGGTTTCCGATACCGGCCGTGGAATTGCAGCCAATGAACTGCAGAAAATATTTGATCGTTTTTATCAGGCTTCAAATTCCGACAGCACTTTGCAGAAAGGGAGCGGCATTGGCCTTCATCTTACACAGGCACTGGTCCAGCTTCATCATGGCACTATTCATGTGGAAAGTACACCGGGGAAAGGGACGAAGTTTACCATACATTTGCCACGACAAAAGGAGAATTACACCAAAGATGAAATTTCTGAAATAAATGATTATAAGTCTAATTTACCAGGATTATCCACTTTAGAACCCGTTAAAATTGCAACCAGCAAAACGGCCACCCCGAATAAAGGGCATAAATATTCGGTATTAATTGTTGAAGACGACTTTGATGTCATGCAATATGTCCATCAGGAATTATCCGATACCTATAATATAAAGGAAGCAAGCGATGGCGTGGAAGGCATCAAAAAAGCCATTGAATTTCAGCCAGATGTAATCATCAGTGACATAATGATGCCCAATATGGACGGGATTGAAATGTGCAAAAAACTGAAAACAGATATCACCACTTCCCATATCCCAATTATTTTGCTAACAGCCAAAGCT
This DNA window, taken from Bacteroidota bacterium, encodes the following:
- a CDS encoding ATP-binding protein; amino-acid sequence: KNSGISYDAIRAIIQDKNGIFWLGSYGEGLNRFNEQKNEFKTYRHSNTDPKSIIGNTIQALHIDKHGRLWIGTTEGISLFHPLTESFTSYTEKDGLINNNVLGILEDKAGNLWISTNRGISKFNYLKNQFENYDLNDGLQTGQYLPGSAFVSTDGNMFFGGTNGLNVFKPEKITKTNFEPEILFTNFLLFNQQVPIRSDQFKDSPLEKSISITKRIALKHSQSIFTFDFVALNYGYSEKTQYSYILEGAENNWNNVGNKHSATYRNLKPGKYIFKVRATNQDGTWTRKTANIEVVILPAFWQTWWAKIFYIIIVIALFYGILQIYTFRMRTLNRLRMEHLERQKSEELNQSKLQFFTNISHEFRTPLTLIIGPLEKIIQEETDPKRKNQFNMMHRNANRLLRLVNQLMDLRKTEREQMHLRTQNIDLVSFINEVVFSFEELSLQKSIILKFIHSDPALMGYFDPEFLDKILFNLLSNAYKYTPEKGKISIELKTLPVLHPGEKEMVEIVVSDTGRGIAANELQKIFDRFYQASNSDSTLQKGSGIGLHLTQALVQLHHGTIHVESTPGKGTKFTIHLPRQKENYTKDEISEINDYKSNLPGLSTLEPVKIATSKTATPNKGHKYSVLIVEDDFDVMQYVHQELSDTYNIKEASDGVEGIKKAIEFQPDVIISDIMMPNMDGIEMCKKLKTDITTSHIPIILLTAKA